tccaaaaatgaCCGCACCTGTGTGAAAGAAAAGGACAGTTGATGATCTTCGATACTTCTTAATTCTCTTGGccacacatacacacacacactctctctctccttcACTGGCTCACTCTTTCTGATTCCTGGATGAATACACAATACAAGGTTTACTAGCCATCCGACTGAGTCAATTTGTGTGCTGTGATTTCAATGAAACCTTTTCACGAATTgtaaaaaaattaaaaacaaaagggccaaaaaagaagaagaggagggGAAAGACAGGAAGATTATGTTACGTGGGCAATGTAATGTGATCCGGTCTAGTAAGAGAACAACCCGTGATGTTTACCCCGGAGTGCTTGATACCTTGCCGCGTATTTCCAGAATTTCCTGTGGATTTGCAACAGATATTCAAACCCAATTCAGTTTTGTAGCAGTACGACGACCAAAAGAGTGCAGAAAAACCCAAACAAATGGGGCAAGGAGCTTAGCAAGTCTACAACCCAGTTTCCTGCGAGATGCACTGGTTTCTTGTGTAACAGTGCATTGCTCCTAAACTCTGGGATATATCATCCCACGGTGTCAGAATCCGTTCCCCGCCCGCAAAAAACAATGGAAAAAtgtaaaaataaaacaaaattctcgagaaattttttttctgaatcaaaaaaaaaagaaaagaaaaaaaaaaaaaaaagaaagagaaatcaagccctaattttCGGCGGTCGGGAATTAGGTCTTGGATATTCGTTCGGGATGATATTCGatctttcttgaaaaaaagtgaaaaatttttgtaaactcatctcatcgcagaaaaaagaaaattttcctacatctctcttcttcaattgagtAAGTAAGTGTCTATCGTTTCTGTTGGTTGCTGTTTGTGAACACTACCAGACCAAAATATTCTTGTACAATGCCTAGATCAAAGCGTTCTAAACTAGTCACTCTGGCTCAGACGGACAAAAAGGGGAgagaaaacaaagaaaggATTTTCGATGAGGTGAGAGAGGCCCTAGATACGTACAGATACGTGTGGGTTTTGCATTTGGATGACGTTAGGACTCCAGTTTTACAAGAGATCAGAACCGCATGGGTCGGGTCTAAACTTATAATGggtaagaagaaagtgCTCGCTAAGGCGCTTGGTGAAAACAAGGAAAGTGAATACAAGGacaatatcttcaagttgtctCACTGCCTCACTGGTGTTGTAGGTCTGCTTTTCACCAACGAGGAGGTAAACACCGTGAAGGACTACTTCAAGTCGTACTCCAGATCTGATTACTCGAGACCAAACTCGAAAGCACCACTAGATTTCACTATACCGGAGGGAATCGTCTACTCTCGTGGGGGGCAGATCCCCGTTGAGGATGACGTGCCAATGGTCCATTCCATGGAACCCACTCTACGTAACAAATTCCACATCCCTACAAAGATTAAAGCCGGTAAGATCACTTTGGAACAACCGTTCAAAGTATGTGAAGAGGGCCAAAAATTGGACGTGACTCAAACTTTGATCCTCAAACAGTTCGGTATTGCTGCCGCTCAATTCAAAGTCAAAGTGGAAGCATATTACGACAATGAGActtcaaagattgaaaaagTTGGGATAAATATGAACTGATATCTGGTTGCACTACTATTCTATCATTTTAATGTGTTGGCCTAGTGTCGATGCATCATTCTCCGTCTATATATTGaaagaaagcaaaagaTAATGCATGTTATTCACCTCTTAAAATACAATGTACAAAGGGGAACATGTCTGCCATcgttgcttcttcttgaacagaagCAAAAACTGTATAATATTAGTATTAGGTTACTTCAcattaaaaaaagaaaactttgaaatggGACGTTTTAACATCACCATTGCTATATTCCACCCTTAATTCAATCTTAACAGACATGTTTCCAGTAAGACTCGATTCTTGCCAGTTGTTTGCTTAATTGAGTAGTACTGTTGTATGACACCGCCTTAACCTCTTTCAACTCATATTT
The genomic region above belongs to Huiozyma naganishii CBS 8797 chromosome 2, complete genome and contains:
- the MRT4 gene encoding ribosome assembly factor MRT4 (similar to Saccharomyces cerevisiae MRT4 (YKL009W); ancestral locus Anc_2.498); this encodes MPRSKRSKLVTLAQTDKKGRENKERIFDEVREALDTYRYVWVLHLDDVRTPVLQEIRTAWVGSKLIMGKKKVLAKALGENKESEYKDNIFKLSHCLTGVVGLLFTNEEVNTVKDYFKSYSRSDYSRPNSKAPLDFTIPEGIVYSRGGQIPVEDDVPMVHSMEPTLRNKFHIPTKIKAGKITLEQPFKVCEEGQKLDVTQTLILKQFGIAAAQFKVKVEAYYDNETSKIEKVGINMN